The Procambarus clarkii isolate CNS0578487 chromosome 15, FALCON_Pclarkii_2.0, whole genome shotgun sequence genomic interval aattgtttgagcaatggagatattactgAGTCattggggagctgctgtttattattagtcttcacaatacactacttgtttcttaatctcatatgtcgtttatctactggaagcgaaatatggatacagtgcaaggatttcaggtactttatccttagtaataagataggttgccatatcacacAGCGTGAgcctagatttatctctaaatggctcaattttacttcaATTCAagttatagtgttcgagtgtgtgtccctgtctttgtccacacactttacactttacttcatctagatccctatacaagccgaactgccagagatacttgtagccaagtcttattcgagctgtgacaacgtgTTAGTCTGCTtattttgttacttgccccatacacatgttttacttcacacatttcattgtaataaacaatggacttgctagttcaagtttgcactgttctactttcttcaaatccattccAGGAGTTTTCGtccaatgacacttttaagggacctatttgataactcaagattccgttcaatactgtctttatttactgcaaccttagcaagggcgtcaactttgtcatgttcctgcacctCCTCCTCCGGCCCACCCTGCatcttctcctccctcctcctcctcctcctcttctcgccCACCTTGCACCTGCTTGAGGCCTTCATGTCTGTCCTCAGTTGTTATAAATTCTACTCAAGACATTTATCTCCCACAGCCGCCTTTCTCCCTAAACATATATGTGCCGTAAACGTAATTGGTGCCAGAAGCTGCACAGCCTGGGGACTTCGACGTCTCAGCCTGGGGACTTCGACGTCACAGACTGGGGACTTCGACGTCACAGTCAAAGTGTAAGCCAGGACCCGTACATtggccaccagcaccacctggaGGAGCAAACTCAAGAGTGTTCTCGGGAGGCTCTTAATCTACGAAAATATTTTGTAAACTTTTCGGAAGAACATAAACTTATCATAAAGTGGGTTTACCATGCTCCACAACGTGTAATATCTCCAGAAATATAAATGCTCTAGACACAAGTTAAAGACGCCATCAGTGCTCCGTAGCCTGGCCGATATGTAAGGGGAAACTACAAATTATAACTGTAGCATACAATTGACAGTTTCTACTCCAAACGTATAAAGGGTGTAATAAGAGGGTGTAATAAGCACGTGTGGGTACCGCCAAATTGTAGGAAACCCCCGACGTGATTTCAAGAGAAGTAAAACTTTTATTTTTTTGGTGTGGAGCAGATCATCAGATGAGTCCGCTAGATGATTACGTTCAGTCACGCTATGAAGACCTTGGACACAGCCAGTGGATCCCAGCTTCTGGGTCGTCTCTCAACTGGGTCTGCTAAATGCACCGGTAGTATGACAGGAAGTATCGGTAGCTTAAAACCAGGATTAAACCACGAGAGTCTAGACGAAAATTCCACAAATTGACAATAGCAGAAATAAAAAAAGTCTGAAAGGAGTTTAAAAAATGGCAGAGGGAAAGGAGACGATGCTTTAAGGTGACCACATAAAGTTTTCTCAGTGATATTGTATTAGTAGGAGCCTACACTCACAAGGGGGATTAGAGGAGCCTCTTGAACCTCCACACCGAGACAGAAATAGAAGACTTTGTCTTGCTCGACATCTTGAGAAAAACGTTTCCCCAAATGTAACAATCATAGGTTTCTGTGCGTCATTTATTACACATATATCTTCGACATGTCGAAGAAACACATTTGTATGAAGTTTATCAGAGCGGTTTGGCCGACGTTTTAGAATTGGTTGCGAGCCAGGACAAGCCGCAGACTACCGGGAGCTTTTGGTGCAGAACAAGCGAGTCACAACCTCAGGCGGCGGACGGACGCGCCCCGTACGACCAGCCGGACATATCCGACATTACGACGACCTCGATCGCGCCTTCCTTGTTTACGACCCTCTAagcaattgaaattgaaattgaaataagtttattgaggtaaaatacacacaaagggatgaggtagctcaagctattctcaccccgttcagtacatcgtgttaatacatacatagacacacatcacaaacaataaacatattaccgaacattctgagagataatcgtatacatttcctcctttacataagtaattggggaagtgggtagtacaagatacagtgtactGTACAAGATACGGTAGTGCAGTCGGGTTCGTCCTTGACTCACAATcgtgaattccgggttcgaatcccgaaagggacagaaatgattgggcacatttcctttcacctaatgcacctgtacacctagcagtaagtaagtacccCAGGAGTTATAGTCAGCGTGttctggggttgcatcctgggtggggtcagtaattcaaccctTGGCGGGGGAGGGGAACCTCGATATTTagccctacgggctcaccatagcccgtgctgcttggaactttttgttccaagtagcgaatctgaaattgaagttgaaattgaaataagtttattgaggtaaaatacacacaaacccAATAAGCAGGTTTGGTTAAAACGAGATTTCTGGTTAAGCCGTACCTGCCTGTGAGTAGTTAATGCCGgaaaaattagttttttttttatattaacaGGATAAGTGATTCTCATTGTGCATCTCGTACTCATCCTTCTTCTTGATGgtacgtgcagtttgcatgaaacaTACTCATCATGTAAGCAATAATTTGTTACTCATCACAGGCTCGTCCAGTTCCTCATGTGTTTCCTTTTCGCTCAGCTTTTTTACCCGGGGTCACTTTTCTACACACATATAGAAAAAACGGGGTACAAAAAATTTTAAATCTAGACGTAGGTATTGAGGTTTTGTGTGTGACTGAAAAACTGCCAAAAGTTTTTCAGGGGGCTAAGCGCGCGCGCTTGCGTCATACATGCACTCCCAGGCAGGGCAAGACATATAAGCAAGTCTCCTTACACccattgcctctgttcacccagcagtgattaggaacctgggtattagtcgactgttgtgggtggcatcctggggaATGGTCAAATGCTACAAATATCCCAGGTATACTCGAATTTCCCCTAAACGCCGCAAGACTCAGCACGAGGAAAATAGCCGGAAAGCTATACTGAAATATGCCGCAAGACCACTGCAACGAGTGGGCCGGAAGGTCCCAGAGCCCAAACATGGGTTCACGCCCAAAGTAACTAATACTACTACTCGCATGCACGTGCGTACACGCACGCACAATATTGGACAGGTGTTGATCTACACCAAAGTTTTCTCCGTCTTCAGATTCGCGACAACGGTGCCACCGACTTTCTCTAGTGTGTCTTTATTACCAGGTTAAAGACGTTTTACACGAGCATGTCTTCGTCTCTCCTTCTGGGGCTCTTGTCAAGGCTGCTCTTGCTGGGCCATGGTCAAGGCTGCTCTTGCTGGGTCGTGGTCAAGGCTGCTCTTGCTGGGTCGTGGTCAAGGCTGCTCTTGCTGGGCCGTGGTCAAGGCTGCTCTTGCTGGGCCGTGGTCAAGGCTGCTCTTGCTGGGCCATGGTCAAGGCTGCTCTTGCTGGACCATGGTCAAGGCTGCTCTTGCTGGGCCATGGTCAAGGCTGCTCTTGCTGGGCCATGGTCAAGGCTGCTCTTGCTGGGCCATGGTCAAGGCTGCTTTTGCTGGGCCGTGGTCAAGGCCGAGTGAACATAAAGAGAGGAAAGTAGAGGGTGTAAGCTACTAGAGTTTGGTTGGGGCAAAAGTCTAACTTGCAAGATTAAGAAATTTGATTTGTCACCCCTAGTAGTGACATTATCAACGTCTTGAGGGACATGATATGTTGCGTGCGGACACTTGCGAGCAAATGGCTATTTGTCACCTATCACCAAAATTCCCCAAAATTGTTACTTTGCTCCATCAAGCCGTGCAAGACGCTATTCTGCATTCGTTCAAGTGATCACTGCAACACGGGTGCGAGAGAGAACAAATTTTCCCTCGTCTGATGACGCTCAAACACCGCGCTGAGGGTCGGGGGATTCCCGCCACCGTTCCCGCTCGAGCGCTAGGAACTCTgccttacaaccaccaccacacatggtaAGATTTGACGTTTTACAGTCATATTcttattttataataatttgtTCTTCTCGCTAATATTATTTGTTGCATTGCAAGTCAGATGACAGTTTAGAGACCTATACATTTGCTGAATTACAATAACGATAAGGAATCAAGTTATTGGAATAATTTTAATTTGCCTTCAGCAAAAAAATCGCCAGTGACATTATCTCTGTCGTATCCTGCCATGTAGCATGTGTCGTATCCTACCATGTAGCATGTGTCGTATCCTGCCATGTAGCACGTGTCATATCCTGCCATGTAGCACATGGCATATCCTTCCATGTAGCATGTGTCGTATCCTGCCATGGAGCACATGGCATATCCTGCCATGGAGCACATGGCATATCCTGCCATGTAGCACATGGCATATCCTGCCATGGAGCACGTGTCATATCCTGCCATGTAGCACATGGCATATCCTGCCATGGAGCACGAGTCATATCCTGCCATGGAGCACGAGTCATATCCCGCCATGTAGCACGTGTCATATCTTGCCAGTTAGCATGTGTCCTATCCTGCCACTTAGCACATGTCGTATCCCGCCACATAGCATGTGTCATATCCTGCCACATAGCACAGGTCGTATCCTGCCATGTAGCGTGTGTCATATTGTGCCATGTAGCGGGTGTCATATCCTGCCCCTTAGTGGGTGTCATATCCTGCCACGTAGTGGGTGTCATATCCTGCCACTTTGTGGGTATCATATCCTGCCATGTAGTGCGTATCATATCCTGCCATGTAGTGCGTGTCATATCCTGCCATGCAGCGGGTGTCTTATCCTGTCGTGTAGTGGGTATCATATCCTGCCACTTGATACCTGTTAATGGGTGTCATATGCTGCCAGGTAGTGGGTGTAGTATCCTGCCACTTTGTGAGGTGTCATATCCTACCACATCGCACATGTCATATCTTGCCACGGTTCACATGTAGTATCCTGCCATGTAGCATGTCGTATCCTGTCACATAGCACGTGTCATATCCTGCCACGTAGTGCATGTCGTATCCTATCACACAGTGCGTCATATCCTGCCACATAGTGCATGTCATATCCTGCCATGTAGCATGTGTCGTATTGTCATATAGCATTTGTCGTATCCTGCTTACTGAAGTCCAGACTTACTTACAGACTCCTGATAAAGTCCAGACAGTGGCACGGCGGCTgaggtgacgtcatgcttgtttgattATTTTCTGCTTGCTCGTTCGgttttcggtttgcaatttttaagCAGCTGTaatttgttttgggattcctatctttctgggtgcctgaaagatcccaggcgccggcgaaaaacaatgggcagtttctttcaccctatgcccctgttacctagcagtaaaataggtacctgggtgttagtcagctgtcacgggctgcttcccgggggtggaggcctggtcgaggactgggccgtggggacactaaagccccgaaatcatctcaagatagcctgacctggtagatggcagatatagactgcTTCCAACTCAACCCGTCCTTTTAAAAATGACGTCGCTTTTCCCTCGTATGTGTGCTATGGCCaaaaattaatttaatttgaaagaaaatcggctcacaaaactgatgtactgtcccgttttctgtttaagtcctctggcttactcagaaaggttaggagaggaaactttcaattgacgtttttcatgatgttttgaaactttaggataatttcctgccctcctaacctaccagagaacccttaacttactgttttggaagaaaaaactcccaaatttattttccattttttcattttcaaattacgtccattttcgatcatacgagcaaacggccaaattcagatgtACAGTGACACCTCGACTTACAACTGCCCCtacttacaattttttttaattacgaCCCCAATTTTGTCGAAAAATGCAAACTCGACTTACAACCTTTGTCTCGACTAGCGACTTTGTGGGTCGACCTAGTGCCCGCTTAATGACGATCGCGTTTGCaaagaatttaattgttttttgctttttttcgttttttgaacataaaagtaattattatatatcacgccgtgAGTCCTAAGAAAgttagtggtaaggttcaacctaagaaaataactGTGGGTAGAGGCAatagagaatgtcccttcctcgttAAGGAAAATGTATGATGTATGGGAAGAATtgtaaagttttgttgaaaaaacccacccagataaagctgtaacagGCCATTATATTGACCttctaatgacaatgtgatgtttaACTACACAGATAAatattaaaatgtagggaaaacaagtgtctttagacagattcttaataagacaagcaagcagtgagccacaatcaggtcttagtggtatgcctgcaaaacgtagAAGTCattactgcctgatgttataatggaaggggaatcTCCTTCCAAAtattaacacctctcctcctcctcactgtTTTACatttgccaacaagagtcctcaatgaaggtaagatatataaaaaatgagtagtattcggtataaaatgtatttttaagttaatattttttggaGGTGTTGAATGGATTActgtaattcaatttacattatttcaaaTTACAgtggaggtaccactgtaatttgtaagaggacaggttatcCATCTACATGGgtgtgtctataggccattgctcctgccTCTCTCAGAGGAGCCAGGTtcaggctcgtggtccccggtaggcttagaactccatcgatttactgttgccacggtctaatatatacacatcaacccagtatagctccggggagccgaaacgGCTCTTCACAAAAAATTCCTGAATCTTGGCATTTAATTCCACCTTATCTCAAAATCTGTGAGACAACTCTCACACTTCCTACTTGAACTAAAGACACACTGGGTTGTCAAACATGTTATTGAAACAGGGAAAGGCCTGAACGACATGGCGATCATAACAGAGGTTAAGAGATAATGTTCATGTGGTAGCGTTGCCATTAAGAGGTTAAAGCTTTCTGTCACGTTTACAGTATTCTCATGAATGATAGTATGAAATGGCACCattacatttattgattttagaATTAAAGTTTTAATCTCTAATGTGCTACGAGCAATAAAAGTTTTATGAAAAAGTGGTACCAATTTCCTATGAACTGCTACCAAATAGTTTGTTTAATTGCATCTCATTGTAATGAGTTAATTTTGTTAAGCTTTGAAAACACCTCATTCCTGAAGGTTTGAGAATGCATTCATATGGCTTGTAACCTGCTTGTAAATAATTGACAAAAACCTATATCTGGTCAGGAAGATAGtggaaaaatataaatataaaacatATAATTTCTTATTCCATTTAATCAAAATGACAAATGGAATGAAAATAATATTTATAACAAAAAATCTGCATGCCATTTACATGCACCAATGTCATGTGCAGAAATACTAGTCAGGAAAGCTTACATACTTTTCTTGGAATAAGTTAAATAGAATTTATTTTTACAAAATGTTATGCTCAACAATCCAATTACTTTTTATTTTTCCAGTTTTGAACAATTCTGACACAAATGGTCAAGGAATAATCACACAAGTACCAGCATTTAAGAGGATATAAAGATATTACATATACTTCgatctttattttcaatataatgtaATGCACACACAAGTTTCCCGGTGTATAATATACACTGCTGATTATATTTACTGATGTCAAATGTCACACtgtaataaaaagaaaaaaatacgaaAATCATAATTTACTTTTCTTTTGCACTTAAATATTATGACGGACAATTCAGTATATTGCTATAACATTTATTGCCGGTTTAACAAATATAAGACTGTAAACAAACATGTGAACCATCACAAAATTTTGTAAGTTATCAAGGTTGAAGTAAATCTAGTCATtttcaacacatacaaaaattttATGATATATAAAATTAAGCATATATAAAAAAGTTACTCAAGTTCAACCTtgcattaaaaaaaaatgtagaATCTAGGAAGTCAGTCATAGTGTGTATCCAACAAGCATATGTCACTAGTACTCAAACTGCTGCATGCTGGGGATCTGTTGGATATACAATTGTTTGCTCCCTATAGTCCTGTATTAAATGTATTTCTCACTAAACTGGCAAAAATTTATTAATGGACAAATGAGGCAATTTACATTATAGGCTGAAATATACATAAATAAGTATGACAGGTCTCAATTACTTGAAAGCAGCAGCGCGAGTGCCGAACCATGGCCACAGCAACACCGCAATACAATTTGCCTATTCAGAAATGTCACTTGTTTGATGAACTGCACATCTGCGAGGCAAATAAGTAATCTAGAATAGCCAATTCAACCAACATGTGGTCAATAACATTGACATTAAATAAATCTTGCATTTTTCTAGTTAAAAATCAAATTTAACTACAAGACACGTGGTTATTAATCATAATGTTCTGTAAGAAAGTGACACATGGACAAAAATATTTTTGGTGAAACTTGGGGtaaggaagaaaataaaaaataaaataaaaatatcaatCAGCAACCTCCAGGAGGGTTAAACTTGTGCCCAAGAGGCAAAGAATGGCTCTTACAAATGGAGATggaaatatatgtgtatatatgaatgcatatattatatatatatatatatatatatatatatatatacatatacagtatatacatatttacatacacacacatacatacacatgagTATTTTTAATATGGTGATAATGCAgtacaatgaattaaaaaaaatagaatgaCCATATATTACAAAACTAATTCCAATATCTTAATAAATTACAAATATTCAGATTAAATCACTTGGTGCCTTAACCATTTTACCcaattttaagaatgacgtaaaaGCTTCTTAGTAAGTTTTATAATGTACCAGGAATAGGAACTAAAATATTAATAGCATGTTCATCTTAAATAACTTTCAAAAGACAAAAATACTACTACTTTGTAGAAAAAATTGGATTTTAGTAATTAAATTTCCTCTTAATAAATGATAGTATAATAATCTACATATCAAAGTAGCTTAGTCCATCCTCTTTATACATTATATTAtttactttaatatatatatatatatatatatatatatatatatatatatatatatatatatatatatatatatatatatatatatatatatatatatatatatatatatatatatatattatttttttaagaGGATAACACTTTATTCTAGTAATATCCAAAGGAAATATATTTGGGCAATAATTTGATAGTTTTCATATTTAAATTTACAACACCGCACAATTTTTTCCATTTTCAAACACCACAACTTTATTCTTAGCTCCACGTTACCACTATCCAGACACTGTCTTGAAAGATTTGCCATTTTGTTTTTAGCCGAACTGGAAGTGGAATCCACCAGGGAATCCACCACCTCCAAAGCCATTTCCTGGAAAGCCAGCTTGCTGGAAGCCTGCATTATGGCCACCAAAGCTGTACCCTCCATGCCCTCCACCAAAGAAGGCTTGGAATATTTGGTTGGGATCAATGTCTGTAGGAAAGAAAAATGAAATAATTAAATACTATAATGTGTACATTACTAAATTACTAAAgggtttattaatatatatacagtggaacctcgagtgacgagcacCTCAAACTACGAGCATTTTGAGTAACAAGCTCGGCGATCCCCGACAATTTGTCTCGATTGGCGAGCACTCGTTTGATTAACGAGAAAACCACATGGTGCATTCCCGCTGCTTCTCGCACATTCTTGGACGCCTCCAACGatgcaaattatttttttttgttttaagatgctaatgatgctgggatgtaaaggggtggctgctgtgatgttgcaaagcattgaatttaaaaaaaaaaaaaaattgaacaaaagaACACATgtcaaaggtttgttcagtgtgtgCCAGGTAGGCTGCAccattattaataaataaatgaaaaatacaaaacaaattgaaCGCATTTGAAACAAATAAAGATTGTGATAATGGAGCAGCTTACCTAACACTGAACGAATGAACCttttggcaaaaaaaaaaaaattaaaaaaaaaaaagagaacatagttaaaaaaagaacaaatgtcataaaggtttatTCAGTGTGTGTCAGGTACGCTGCTCcaggtttcttaaaaaaaaaaaaattaacaaatctgaaaaaaaaaagaaaaatgtcataaaggtttattcagtgtatgtcaggtgggctgctccattatttaacccttgtgttgctaagggctaatttggccattgtcacccacaggcgcataaaaaaaaaaaaaaaaaaataaaacctgttaatttgtgttctctgatcatgggaaaaataataaaaaatcctaagtggcatattttgcccgctatagggctgggaagtctggcaaaaaacggtCGCCAACTTATCATGCATCCCAGACGTTTTACtcgccccagctgtcaggcaggagtggccacaaagagataataacctaattatttctatgtctctgatttttctttgtttttttgctgtaatattattcaatagggtgtagtgtgatatatttattccgtgacgtcatcgacgtcACATATTTATGTTGctctaatttcttttaaacaatcaagtgtttaaacttaatacaaaagtgttcactaggactgaatataatttccaACGCCAGGAATATAGCTTAACACTATTCCTTAAACATAAATAGAACCACCAAACATTTGAGGTCGTCTTTCCCGGGAGCGTCGTCATGTACCAGAATGTCAACAAGCCAACACGCTGTAGAGGGCTCTCCTTATGAGCTGGTTTAACTCGTTAGACACCCAGACTACGTGTCAACAAGCGAGCAACCAGAacaacagcctctcaacaaccacagcaacaccagtatttGTTTTACCAAGTACTGTATTTATAGTATAAATTTGGCCATTTTATTCATAAATAGGTAGGCAGTTTATACTGTGGGTGAAAACCCACTAACACGTACGTACTCAGCTCTACACACCAGCTCTGTCCAGTCATATTCCATGTCATAT includes:
- the LOC138364870 gene encoding ice nucleation protein InaU-like, whose translation is MAGYDSCSMAGYDSCSMAGYAMCYMAGYDTCSMAGYAMCYMAGYAMCSMAGYAMCSMAGYDTCYMEGYAMCYMAGYDTCYMAGYDTCYMVGYDTCYMAGYDRDNVTGDFFAEGKLKLFQ